Genomic window (Drosophila albomicans strain 15112-1751.03 chromosome X, ASM965048v2, whole genome shotgun sequence):
ACGAAAGCTCCCAAGAAGTCCACCGACGGCAAGAAGaagacaccaacaacaacaacgaagggAGCTTCACGCCGCAGCACAAAACCAAAACTGCGCTTGGAATATGAAATGGAATATGAAAATGAGGCTGATGCGGCACGGAAAGTGCGTGATTAGCGAGGTAGCCACAAAAATCAGAATGAGAAAActacatactatattttacataattaatgtatagcaatttaattacaaatatatacaataagcaaagaaaaatgcacaacaaaattGCTTGTGGTCCAAACGAGGCGAAACACTTGAAtcagacagagacagcaacagtTACAGTTTGCTGTGCTCTGCAATTCTTAAGCccgtgtgtgtgcatgtgagagtgagtgagtgtgcgtgtgtgcttgtgtgtgtgtcgtgtgCAGCCAAATATGAACTTGACATTGAGtcgtgttttgttgttgttgttcttggtttGCTGCTGCGTCGCAGCTGGCCGGCAAAACCAGTTCTAAAACTAACATTGTATATTCGCAACTCAATTAAATTGCcagctttgcttttattacatAAAGTTGGTagctaattaaaaaaaaaaaaaaaaaaaaacaaataaatgcgccacttataaataaataacgcATGCCAAAATCAACTTAAGTGCAGtagcgtcgacgtcgacgtcaactGCGCTGTCAGCGGCAACTGCGCGCAAGGCCGCTGCTGAGGCTGAGCTtttaacatattattattctttatttacaatatttttttttatattgttctCGTTACGCGCTACTGCGGTTGCAAAGGTTCTGTTTATCTTaatgcacaaacacaaacacacacacacatacacaaatttgCTAAGCACTTGTGGAGTTAACAACAATTGGCAATTAAcagttttttgtattattattatttgtccGGGTTCGGGTCACTTTGGAGCTTAAACTGCAATCAAATAATTCTAGATATTAACGTGACTAAAAGCACTAactttagtattattattttactatttcatggggccattaaaaaataaacaaatggcTTGAAAGGTTAAAGTTGAAATTGATATTGACAGTAATCTGTTCCGGTTTCCATTTCATGAGTAACTCAGACTTTGGCATTCGATCTACATATAACAATTGATAcgagtttaaatattttgcataaatatttctatagaatctttttcactttttagttctgcattaaatttataacttttaactaaaaatttatgaatgaaaatttgcaaacatttaaaaatagcatatagataaatatacattttttattccactctcatattataaatgttatcctatgaaattatttaaagattttgaTGAATTCGGGAGAACTTGATATAAACTTATATAAAACTTGATTTGAGTGCATAGTTAAAAAGTTATGaatgaaaagttgaaaatatttaaaaataataatactaataatatgtgaaaactttaattttataaaactgCTTTATATTATCATCTTTTTTGCAAGTTTTCTGAATACTACAAAAGGTTTAAGTTGAGTTTTCTGAATACTACAAAAGTTTTAACTAGAGAAAATATTCACACCGCCAAATTTTCGATGAAATATTACTCATAGGGAATTTCCCAGCAATCCagacaaaaaacaatttaaaaagaaagtcgtaaaaagtgtgaaaaatataaaaatgtttgatttatcgtgcatcaaacaaaaataatgagcTAGGGAAATTCCGaaagatataataaaaaagaaaacacgctgttgttatttgtatatatatacatacattagattatatttaaatacaaaaaaattaaggTTCTTATTCGCCAGTTTGTAGAGCAGAAAACTACAAATCGGTTTTACAGTcgtacatttttttgttttcttttatagtGTTATTAAGCATATAGAAGAGCAactttgaaaaataaacagaacaaaaaatgcgaatttcttaaatttttgaGTTAGAGATTAAACAGATTGAATGAAGTCCGAAAAATGATAGATTTGTTGTTGGAAAGAGAGAAATGTGTTCTTTCTGTTGTTGTAATTGGTTGCTGTAgctattgttgttcttcttcttattgttTATTTGGTGTGTAAGTGTTAGTTTGTGAGTTTTTTAGGCATTCGGACTGAATGCAGCCTGACGTAGCAGCACATAGATCTTCTCCTTGATCCAATCCTTGTTGTAGGGCGCATAAGTGTTGGTGCTCTTCTGATAGACCAGACAACTGATATCGATAAGTGTGTCGATGAAATCGAACAGCTGACTGATGTCATAGGTGATGGTCGGTGTATTTGGATTGCGTCGCTTCAAATGCTCCTCGTATATCTTGCACACCCCCTCCATGCACTCATTTACGCTTTCATAATCGCAATATGTGCGCGTCTCTGGTCGCGCTCCCGGCTGCACCAATAATATCGTATGCGACAtgatctctctctttctctcctctctctcttgctcttgctctatCCTAAAAAAGCATCAGAAAAGAAGAGGCACATTAGCATAAAGCTCTTCCTCTTGTTGtccatgttattgttgttgccatctcGCTCTTACCCCAAAGTTATGTGTTaattggttgttgttgttgttgtccgaGACTGTGCGAAATTGTTTTGGCTTCGCTTGTGGCTGAGGCTgcaaaacaagaacaacatagataaacattgaaaaatgctgcattgcattattttagcatttgtttttttttctgtagcATTTTCTGCCATTGTTTTTGCCGCCagtgcacacatacatacacacagacacacacatggacGCGCATACGGCATAAACGTTTCCATGTGtagttgcatttatttgcaaatccacacacacacatagttgCGCCGCAAACAATTGCAATCGTTTTAAGCGTTACTCACCTGCTTGGCTTGGTCagcaaatgtttgcaaaataGTTTAGctacttaaattatttattataaacacatttttcacACAGCTATTTGGGTAGCTGCAGCAGCACGCACGGTGTTGCCAAATTGCCGAATGCCGCTGTGTGTTCGCGTTAGGTGTTGGTAAACGTCTGCGCACAGCTGGCTGTCTGGCAGCCTTTGCTCGCATGGCGTTGCCACACCACTGGCAAtaggcagcaaacaaaaaacaggcAGTTCGAACAGCTGTTTCAAAAAGTGATCGACAAATGGACCAATTGCAAGAGCGTCGGCGGCAGTTGCTTTAACGTACGCGGGGGCTGCGCAGCGTgcgtttacacacacacatactcacgcTTACGCGTAAATATGTCTACAAACtataagaaaaattaaattggtctcatgttgtgtgttgtgtttctgtttttttttttattatttgttgtagcCGCAAGTGAAATGCAAAGTGAAGGCGCAGCCGCAGCCTAAATGAGTTAGTGTTGctgcgtgtatatgtgtgtttatgtggcacaagcattttaattgagaaaaaattataaatcgTAGTCGGCGTCAATTGTGcgtgtgtttatgttttaattcacaaaacactagatttgtttttttattttccgcCTCTTCTCTTCGCTATGGCTTTTATTATTGTCGCGACGCACGCGTGttaaacgttttttttttgttgtatattttttttattgctttgcttgttgtgtgtgtggtttgtgTGTCATATGTGGTCATAGCAAAAgtgttaattttgtttatgtttctcaatataattattattgcggttgacgctgctgctgctgtgattcAATGTTTTCCGCTGCCAATGGGAAAATCAAGGTGCAGCATTTCTCCACTTAGATTCCTACACTTATTCCAATAAGCCATCACATAGATTCCAATATTCCAATAAGCATCgttccttgttgttgtttgcagttGCCGCCACACGACACGGATGCAGCCGCGTCGTCAACGCTGCGCTGCTTGCTCAATGGACCCTTTCGTGATCTGCATTTCAATGTGTCCGACCATCGGCTAATTCCAGTGCACGACGTCGTCTTCCTCGACGACATCGAACGCAATGTGAAGCCGCTCATCTATCGCCCTGTGCTGCCAGAGGCgctgctgtcgacgtcgacgtcgacgccgacgCCAACGGCAACGTCGAGGCTCAAGTCAGCTGAGTCAGctgtcaacagcagcaacaacaacaacaacaacaactacagcaggTGAGTGCGCCTTGTGCCCTTGAACTTGATTCACGTCTATACGTCTGTCTCACTCACCGTCTCACTCTGTCGCGCTCCCACGCActcatttcatttggtttttgtgtgtcATTCCAATTAGACTTGCTCCAGGTTGCTCTCATTTATTAATTGAGCCGTTGGCTAAAAACCGAAACAGTTAGAATTAcaagcaacacaaaacaacacaaaaaaaataactcaCACCGGttgtgagtttttttttttttttttttggatgtTGCCCCACTGTGCTTTAAACACggttaaataaaacaacacaacGAGTTTATTGCTTTagcaatgaatttttaaaacaatatgtGATTCCATTATGATTTCATTTAGAgcgttattatttttaaataaaagatatttgGGAATGACAGTGAAGCATCGCTATGACAAAATTTAATGGGGCAGCTTAATaggaatataaaaaaaattgtagtcgaattttattgaaaataattagtaAATAAGAGTCAACTACAGTGAAACTTGgctaaacaaaattaatgtataacaaaatattatgtGACTATAGCAAATGTTTTATGATATACCCTAAGATATGTGAATATGTAGCTACAGTTGAGCTTCGCTATAGCAGAagataaagaaattaaaatttttatagttACAAAGTTTGGGaaatgtattataatttattataaattgagaaacgaagaaaaatttattatagtttgacaaaaatattataacttattataaaatattaaaatacaaacaaattattataaaataatttataaatgaattttaaatatgagaTTAGTTAAGAGAATTTCTACATACAAAAAACATCTAGTTTTTTGTTCTTCATTAAAAGTCAAATTATAGAActtgtattaaatttgaaataaattataaaaaaaaatctataagTAATTCGATAAAGTAACATGACAAGCAACATAAcagtcatttttattttcagatAAATTACAGAGAAATGAATTTGAAGTTAATCAAGAATCCAATAATAGATTTTTCcaaaaaattattcataaaCTCAAATGAAAGACCCGAAACTATAAAACTTTGTTCCTAGATTTCAATAAATcatcgaaaatatatttaattttgtacattATTATCGGTTAGGAAccaaaatcgaaaatattttaagcatattatTTGAGAAACCACAAGAgaactattttaaatgttttctgaTAAGGCGCTTCCCCTTCCTAACTGGTTCcgtaaaaatagaaatagcaaaacgaaaagaaaagaaaaaaaaagaagagaataCTCGGAATAGATCGCGGAAATTCTAACCTTGTCACCTGGTACTAATTAGTAATGTTTTACGACCGTTTAACTGTTGTCTGTCGGCGCTACGCGATAAGAAATCTGTCGAGCTCCCGATAAGAGGAAGCAACACAATTGTTGAGCGTacaatatcatcatcatcatcatcatcatcatcatcatcatcatcatcatctacAATATCATCTTGCACAAttacattcgcattcacatcattgtcattattattatcaacgCTGATTCGACGTcatcataattaaattatttataatttacattgTGTGAGACTCCGCTCACAGCTGGGGACGAGTTTaagcattttatatatacgtatatataccatataaatacCTATTTGTAGGGTCATTTATGGtctgcgtgtgtctgtgtgtaaaTTGTTCTGAAGTATTACTCAGATTTTGCAACGTGGGTTGCTTATCAAATTGTTATGCGTGTTTAttctgtattattatttatttctattattttttcgtGTTCTTTTCATTTACGATGAGtgcttatttgttttgtcattATTTGTTGCTTGCATACCCTGTATTTAATGTGCTTACCAAAGCGGGCTTATTGCGCAACACGCCAACAATCCATAATGGTAATAAAACACGTCAAACGATCGCAAAACATGAAAGCGAAAGATTGTCTAACGATGCGCAAAGCAATTAATAACTTTCatactttatagggtattTTGGTAGAGTGGAAATCGAAGaaatagttgaaaataaaCTGCGAAAATTATTGTTCTTTATGAATATGATTTGCAAATATAAATCtctgaaaattattattatttataaatatgattagcaaataacttttaaagtttgaataaatatctttatttactttttctaAGGTATACTCTAGTCGCTCAATAAACTCTTTTAAATGAAGAGGGTATTTTCACAAAGTAGGAATTGAACTAAGagttagaaataaaaatgcacGGTCTTGGctgctttagctgacaatctgatatatttagtattttattttacttagtattttaaatgtatatcaatatactaaatataacattcggtatttttgtagttttttgcggtatattttaagaataataacacACAATATACAAAGtatacatttagtattttattttatttagtattttaaatgtatatcaatatactaaatataacattcggtatttttgtagtataatattttgcggtatattttaagaataataacacacaatataccaagcatacatttagtattttattttattcagtattttaaatgtatatcaatatactaattataccattcggtatatttttagtattttgcggtgtattttaagaacaataacacacaatataccaagtatatatttagtattttattttatttaatattttaaatgtatatgaatatactaaatataacatttggtatatttttagtattttgcggtatatgttaagaataatatcacataatataccatgtatatcattttagtatttcatcttataaatatttggtatattttaagaataataccagattgttttgctctcattcaaaatatgttgcaGGTATTTCAcggtcgagcacactccaTTCAAGTTTTCTTACGTGGTattctttataaatatgatttgcaaattgtttttaaagtttatataagcatatgtacatatctcTAATTACATTTTCTAGGGTATGCTGTAGTCGCTTaataaacttttcaaaatgaaGAACGTATTTTggcaaaatggaaattgaagtaatagttaaaaataaagattcaTCTATGACaattaatattctttattaaaGACTTCGAAAtagctttttaaatttataatttattaatttccaaGGTATGCGTTAGTCGTGCACACTTCAAAAGTTGTGAAGGTTTGAAGAGCAATGCAACAAGATATTTAAAGGAGAGCTTCTTTAAATAAGTTGTctataaagttatttattagCTTTCAATTAACATCGTTTAGGGTATTAAATCATCGACAGACTTTACGTTCTTATTTTTACAGTTAACAGTTGGAAACTTGTAAATGAATTGGAAATTCAATAGATATCATTGTTGTCGGTGTAAAGAGTAATTTATTATAGAACAATTGTAAACAGCTTGAAGATAactattacatttttaagatTATATTGATTGGAgatagcaattaaaatttcaagtttatatttatttaacggTCGCAGTTTGTTGATCTTTCAATTATAGATTGTATTAACTATTAGTTGCCATTTAAGCTGAAGTTTAGATTAATAAGTCAGTGAACTGTTTGACAAATTCGAACGCACCTTTTAGGGCAACGGGAATGCCCTCTGCAAGGTCGTTGAATGCCGGGTATTTGAGGTCTTCCGCCATGCGAAGGTTTTTTCAGTTgacaccttttttttttgcttttgtcatCGCTTAATTTGTTGAGGTTTTTGttcccaaaaaaacaaaaaagaaaaaaaattcacaTCCGTTGTGTCTGCAACAGTGGCTGCTAAAATTGTGCGGCCTTGGCAATGAACGATGAGAAGCGTGGCAGCAATTATgtcttttgcataatttaaaatctaaatCGCAGTCGCACAGTCGTTGGCATTGACAGTTGGTCGCTCTCGGTGTCGAGTTGCAGCAAGTTGCAACAACTTCAATTAACGTGCGCTCAAACAAAGCGTGGTATAATTTGTCATTCGAGATGGTTGCATcaataattgcaattcatttcatttgcagctaCATTTGTCCCGATCAAACCCAGAAAGAGATAGACACatcgaaagagagagagagagagagagatagaggaaGCTTGCCtttgttgaaaatataatatcatattGCAACATTGGCTTTGTCATTGTCGAGACCATTTGTCTAATTAACTTTGGCCTACGTTCTGCAAATTGGTAATTTGCATTGCGAAATTATTGTGCAGCCGTCGATTAAATAATTACACACTTTAATTGCTCAAACATTTTGCCCAAATTCTGTAAATGTCATCTGCAAATTGTCTCCAGTTTCAATCTGGTTGCAACACTAAATGCTAAATGCTCGACTGCAACACGAGAATGCTACATAAGTTTAAATTAAGCTAAAGGCAAATATTTCCGCGTTGAATATTTTAGATTATATATTATGTGATAtgttttaagataaaataaaagtgaagagaaatcatttgatttttattttaaatagaattgaaaTTATCATTATCGAATATTacgaaatactaaataaaatgtaaagtgaattaaagtaatttttatatgaatatattgaAGATGTTGATGAACTTAAAGTATTGTAATACCAAAATAACTAAAGTAATAATAagacataaaatatattaataaaatagaatacatTTCAGAGACTTTAAGAGATAGAAATATCATTTTTTAAGCCAATAATAAGTacagtttttatgattccttaaaatttgttttcctaatgaaaatgtttgaagttttttaagaaatactttatatGATTCGGCTgtcaatatggtatattttgtactctatggtatattttaaatatagtactatatcaatataccaacataataaaatataccattttgaataagatcAGAACAGTGCGGtcttattcttaaaaatataccataaactatattaatataaattttagtattttccggttagtaattcagtatattttaagaataatatagCACTGCTTTgatcttattcaaaatggatactTCACAGTCGAAAACTCTCGAATATAactttattacatatttttttaaataaattttcaaaaataaacaaagaaaaatatataaaaaacaatgaaaattttgtaaaacgtaaaattttgttatctaaatttcaaataaagtaaattttgtaagtcgtaatattaatgaatttaactgAAAATAGTTTTggataaaacaaatttatcttTATGAATATCTTTAGTGTCTCAATTCGATGCACAGATGAGTAGACAGAATCATGAGTCTAATGCTGTTTTAAACATGTGACAAATGCTAAAAAATACCCCATGCagatgcataaaaataaatcagatTCCGAAACGAAGAACAGTGAGAGAACTGAAGAAGAATGAGAACCTATTTTAAGAGTACTTTAAAAGCAGTTCAAGAAgggaaaatatattgaaatatatatgaaatatttaacttcactttttatcaattattgaaaaaggaattaaataaaatagtaaattattttaattaacattctTCAATGAAAAATTGGTCCAgcatttttttcgatttcaaaATTTCATAAGCATAAAATAATCTACTATATCTAAATGTGTTTTACAGATTTGAAATCCAActagttattatttatttgtttatttacacttaatttacaaatgaaattaagcggaaaatattattcttatttatttgagTACTGGCAACTAATCTGAATGCTggaaaaataactgaaaaaataatagcaattaaaaatatgcgcGAGCTAAAgacttgaatattttattaaataatttttaaaagcagtttttattaaacaaattttgtttttaaagatgtttgattttttctttcatttagcTTCCGTCATTATTCTTAGtttcaattattgaatatattattctGTTAAACTACAAAAAGCCTAAACtcaagaaatttataatttatcaaatttatgcattaattataataataaaatatattagcGAGTTTTTAAGTACATTCATACATGCGATTTCGGCAATAATTTTCGTTGGatgag
Coding sequences:
- the LOC117578103 gene encoding protein enhancer of rudimentary → MSHTILLVQPGARPETRTYCDYESVNECMEGVCKIYEEHLKRRNPNTPTITYDISQLFDFIDTLIDISCLVYQKSTNTYAPYNKDWIKEKIYVLLRQAAFSPNA
- the LOC117578102 gene encoding uncharacterized protein LOC117578102; the encoded protein is MFSAANGKIKLPPHDTDAAASSTLRCLLNGPFRDLHFNVSDHRLIPVHDVVFLDDIERNVKPLIYRPVLPEALLSTSTSTPTPTATSRLKSAESAVNSSNNNNNNNYSR